In Lotus japonicus ecotype B-129 chromosome 5, LjGifu_v1.2, one genomic interval encodes:
- the LOC130719274 gene encoding uncharacterized protein LOC130719274, whose product MAGANGNFPASLSVLDVKNDWDRWHTQMEEILGFQEIAAAKTSKEARDILNKSYDGVEYKDLEAMKIDELHGSLEAHEMRLNLRDTERDTEKAFYARGNSNKKNWNDKGKSFKGKSWKGKDIGQSSSHEEDTDSKRKWESKEKGQDKEKVKKRKSKKKDVQCYACKKLGHYSYECKRKKKGSKPSDSSIPSVEVINSVVSTHKNDDSTWYLDSGCSSHMTSHKDWFVDLDENRTSSVKFADNSMSTATGKGRVLIRKKNGKQTLIHDLLFVPSVKHNLISLRQLIEKGYFMKTKGVRPK is encoded by the exons ATGGCGGGTGCAAATGGCAATTTCCCCGCTTCTTTATCTGTTCTTGATGTCAAGAACGATTGGGATCGGTGGCACACCCAGATGGAAGAAATCTTAGGGTTTCAAGAG ATTGCTGCAGCAAAGACCTCTAAAGAGGCACGAGATATCTTGAACAAGAGCTACGATGGTGTAG AATATAAGGATCTTGAAGCTATGAAGATTGATGAACTGCATGGGTCACTTGAGGCTCATGAAATGCGCTTGAACCTGAGGGATACTGAGAGAGACACTGAGAAAGCTTTTTATGCTCGTGGTAATTCCAATAAGAAGAATTGGAATGACAAAGGCAAGTCCTTCAAAGGAAAATCTTGGAAGGGAAAGGACATTGGGCAATCATCAAGTCATGAGGAAGATACTGATTCGAAAAGAAAGTGGGAATCCAAGGAGAAAGGACAGGACAAGGAGAAggtgaagaagagaaaaagcaAGAAGAAAGATGTTCAATGTTATGCTTGTAAAAAGCTTGGCCACTATTCCTATGAGtgcaaaagaaagaagaaaggaagcAAGCCAAGTG ATTCTAGTATCCCCAGTGTTGAAGTGATTAATTCAGTTGTTAGTACTCATAAGAATGATGATAGTACCTGGTACCTAGATTCTGGATGTTCTTCTCATATGACTAGTCACAAGGATTGGTTTGTGGACCTTGATGAGAATAGAACAAGCAGTGTCAAGTTTGCTGATAATAGCATGAGCACAGCTACTGGAAAGGGTAGAGTTCTTATCAGGAAGAAGAATGGCAAGCAGACTCTTATTCATGATCTGTTGTTTGTTCCTAGTGTAAAGCATAATCTCATAAGCCTAAGGCAGCTCATAGAAAAGGGTTATTTTATGAAGACTAAAGGTGTAAGACCCAAATAG